In the Sphingobacterium sp. PCS056 genome, CAATGGTCAGGTTACGCTCATTCAGAAAATAAAAGGTATTGGTCCTAAAACAGCACAACGCTTGATTTTAGAATTGCAAGATAAATTGAAAAAACAAGGTGTAGAATCCCTTTCAACGATTCCGATGGCACAGTCTCTACCAGACGAAGCACTATCTGCTTTGGTCATGTTAGGTTTCACCAAAGCTACTTCTGAGAAAGTATTGAATGCTGTGATTCAAACAGATCCAAATCTGACAGTAGAGGGTATGATCAAATTGGCCTTAAAGAAATTGTAATCTGCTAAGGAAAGAATTTTTATATTTTACAAGCGCTATTATTCTGTTAACTTTGAGCAGCATAATAGCGCTTTTTTTATGGCAGAAGATTTAACAATAAACAAAGGAACGAAGAAAGATCAATATATAGGCTTAGTTCCTCAAATCAGAGGTTTGGTTACAGGTGAGACCAATCAAATAGCTAATCTTGCAAATATTGCTGCGGCACTGAAAGAACAGTTCAATTTCTTTTGGGTGGGTTTTTACTTAATCGAGGGTGAACAGCTGGTGCTCGGTCCATTTCAAGGACCTGTAGCCTGTACACGTATTCAATATGGTCGTGGAGTGTGCGGCACTTCCTGGAAAGAAAACAAAACCATAATCGTACCTAATGTGGAGGAATTCCTTGGACATATTGCTTGTAGTTCCCTATCAAAATCAGAAATCGTCATTCCGATATATCAAGATAATAGCATCATTGGCATATTGGATGTCGATAGCGATGAGTTAAACGCTTTCGATGAAATTGATGCTCAATATTTAACTGAAATCGTTTCTTTACTGTCATAGACAGGTTTGACATCATTTGAATGCCCAAACCTTGATCAATTTATCATCTCCTGCTGTCAAGAAATATTGACCTCCATCAATCCAAAGTCCCGTATTGATGGATAGCGTATGGGAGTCATAAAATTTATCACGGTTGATCACTTTAAGCAAAGAAAATGTTTCCTCATCCCAAATTTTGAATGATTTGTCACGGCTTACTGTTGCAAAAACAGGATAATTGGGGTGCGGATAGATGCCATATACGGTAAACATATGGGGCACAAAACTGTATTGCTCTTTTAAACTCGCAACATCAGATATTTTAACAGCAGCATCTCTTGCCCCACTAATGAGCTTAAGGTTATTACGCGAAAAGATAAGACTTGTAATGGGCATGCTGTGCTTTTGATTGGCAAGCAAGAAATGATAGTCTTCTGCAGAAAATAAAAAGATATCACCGTTCTTATCTCCAAATGCAATTTTCTTTTGATCATGCGATAAGGCAATGGTCCGAATGGTATTTGATGAAATGGCAAATTCATATATTTTTTTATAATCCTTCAGGCACCATACACTCGCGACACCATCCTCTCCTACGGCTACCAATTCATTTTTAGCAGGAATACTCTGAAGCGCAAAAATAGCTTTATTGGAGACCATCAGATTGGTTATTAATGTCTGATTTTCCACATCAACAATCATCACCTTCCCCTCACGAAGTGCGATGGCAAGATAAGATGTATTGGGTATTAAATGCAATGCATAAATCGAAGAACTAACTGCACATAAAATGCGTTTGAATGTTCTGTTTTGAGAATCCCATTCAACCACACCTTTATCATTGCCCCCAGAAAAAAATGTATGCGCAAAATATCCTTTTTCTAAAGCGAAGATGGGATTTTGATGTCCTGTTAATGTTGCTGCTAGCTCTATTTCGAATTTATCCATAATAAAAAATTGCCGTATACAAACTTAGATAAATTTACTTTTATATCATGATTATGCTATAAAAGTAAATTTATCTGCTATTTTCTGAAAGCACACCTCAGTGCATCTTTATTATCTTCAGCTTCCACCAATTCTTGGAGTAAAATCGCGTAGAATATAATTCATGTGACCCTAATTTTATGCTGTATTTTAAAATTAGCGTATTATTGATGTCTGCTTTCTAAATTTTTAGCAATGGTCTCCAAAGAAATACCTTTCTCACGTAATAGAACCAACAGATGGAATAATAAATCTGAGGTTTCATTGATAAAATCATGCTCAGTCTCTGTCAATGCTGCGATAACAGTTTCAACAGCCTCTTCACCTACTTTTTGCGCGATCTTGTTAATTCCTTTTGAACGTAAACGATTGACATAAGACTCGTCAGAAGGAAATTCATAACGATGCTTAATAATACGTTCGAGCTCCAATACGAAATTTTGATTAAATTCTGTATTAAAACAGCTGCGACTACCGGTATGACAAGTCGGGCCTGCTGGTCTTGCTTTAATTAATACCGTATCTTGATCACAATCAATATGCAATCCTACCACTTCTAGAAAGTTTCCACTTTCTTCACCCTTAGTCCACAATCGATTTTTACTTCTCGAAAAAAAAGTAACGCGCTTTTCGGCTTGTGTTTTTTGCCATGCTTCTTCATTCATATAGCCGAGCATCAACACTTCCAATGTTTGGGCGTCTTGTACAATCACTGGGACAAGTCCGTCACTTTTTGAAAAATCTAACATTTCTATTTTTATATTGTATGGAAGTCTTGAGTAGGTTAACTTCATAGCACTCACGCTCTAAACCTACTAACGATCTAACTTCCCTAACTATCTAACCTTCTCCCCCTCTAACCTGCTCACCTTATCTTACCACAATCCCATTGCTCCTTAGCGTATCTTTTAATGCTGGGATCAGTATTTCCCCATAATGAAATACCGAAGCTGCTAAAGCGGCATCAACATTGGCTTGTTGAAATACATCCACAAAATGCTGTTGATTTCCCGCTCCACCAGATGCAATTAAAGGAATCGTAATCGAATCATTGATTTTTTTCAATAATCCATTATCGAATCCGTTTTTTGTACCATCATGGTCCATAGATGTCAGTAAAATTTCACCTGCACCCCGCTCTTGCGCTTCGCGAACCCAATCTTCAGTCTTTAGTTCTGTTTGGATACGCCCCCCACTTAAATGAACAAAATTTTGTCCTTCTAGGTACCGCGTATCAATTGCGACAACAACAAATTGTGCTCCAAAAGCTGCAGCGAGATCATTAATTAACTGGGGATTACGCACTGCTGCCGAATTGATCGAAATCTTATCCGCACCCGAATTTAACAGTATCTCAGCATCCTTCATTTCGTTAATTCCACCCCCGATTGTAAATGGAATATTAACTTGACGAGCCACTGCTTTCACCAAATCGATCGTTGTTTTACGGCCTTCATGTGTGGCCGCAATATCTAGAAAGACCAATTCGTCTGCTCCTTGTTGGGAATATTGCCAAGCCAATTCAACAGGGTCACCTGCATCACGTAAGTCAACAAAATTGACTCCCTTTACTGTTCGACCATCTTTAACATCAAGACACGGAATTATACGCTTTGCTAACATCCTTAGAAGTTAATTAACGATTTCAGATTCCAATCTTTGATTTCTTCAATGGTAATCCTATTCTCATAGATTGCTTTACCAACCACAACAGATTCCATCGTTCCCAATGCGTTTAAATTGCTAATATCTTCCATAGAACTAATACCTCCAGATCCTATTAATTTGATAATTGGGGAGTGATCTAATAATTTCTTATACAACTCAACTCCTGCACCACCTAATTTACCATCTTTACTGATATCAGTACATAAGAATCTATAAAAGCCTAATGCAAGACATTTATCGATATACTCAATTAATTTGATCGGAGATGACTCTAACCAACCGGAATACTTAATCACCTCGTCCAATACATCAATAGCGATCACGATATGATCAGCATATTTTACTTTGCCTTCGTTCAAGGTACTCAACTCTTCCAAAAATGATGGATTAGTAATTGCTTGCGTACCTACAATAACACGGTAGATACCAGCATCCACTAATTCCTTAACTTTATCAATACTGCGAACACCGCCACCGTACTGAATTTTCATTTCTGTTTTTTGAATGATGTCAAATAAATATTCTTGGTTACTAAAATCACCTTTTGCACCGTTAAGATCAATGATATGTACCAATTCTGTACCATTTGCATGATATTTCTCAATCTGCTCTTCTAAACTGATCTCATAAGTAGTGACGTCATTATAGTTTCCTTCTCTCAAACGAACAACTTTCTTATCTAATACGTCAATAGCGGGTATAATATACATTGTAAACTTTTTTTATTTGCTAACTTAATTTTGAAAAATTCAATAATAACTGCTCCCCTACTTTTCCGGATTTTTCGGGGTGAAATTGTACACCGTAGAAATTGTCCTTCGCTATAGCGGCCGAAAATGGTAGTCCATATGCACACATCGCAGCAGTGTATGCTGTATCATATTCAATGAAATAGGAATGTACAAAGTAAAAATAAGCATTATCTTCTATATTGCTGAATAATGGATTGTCATTTCTAATGGATACGCTATTCCATCCCATATGGGGAACTTTCTCTTTGATTTTTTGATCAAAGTGCAAAGTCTTTAAAGGAATGATGGAGAGTAGGTCTGCATTTCCTTCTTCAGAAAAATCGGTCAGCAACTGCATTCCCACACAAATACCCAATACTGGTTTTTTAATCGTATGAATACATTCTGCCAATCCAGAAGCACGAAGTTTTTGCATTGCTGCCCCCGCATGTCCTACTCCAGGAATGATGATGCGGTCGTACTGATCTAACTCCTCTTCCTGATTGACCATACCATAGGTAAGGCCCACGCGCTCTAAAGCTGCTGTCAATGAAAAAATATTACCAGCTCCGTAATTTATAATTCCTATCATTTTTATTGTTTTTAGATCTGAGATACCAGACCGCCAATAAGAGACAATAGCTATACTATTCCCCTCTCCTCTATTTCTACAAAACTCCTTTAGTACTCGGCAGCTCCATATAATCAGCATCACGTCGTACTGCTTTCTTTATTGATTTGGCAAATGCCTTAAAGATCGCTTCTATTTTATGATGCTCATTGTCGCCTTCAGCTTTAATATTCAAATTGGACTTTGAAGCATCGGAGAATGATTTGAAAAAATGGAAAAACATTTCTGTTGGCATATCTCCAATTTTCTCACGCTTAAATTCAGCTTCCCATACAATCCAGTTACGTCCACCAAAATCCAGTGCGACTTGTGCAAGACAATCATCCATTGGTAAAGTGTAAGAATAGCGCTCGATACCGCGTTTATCACCCAATACCTTCAAAAATATTTCTCCTAACGCTATACCTGTATCTTCTATGGTATGATGCTCATCAATATGTAGATCTCCTTTTGCTTTGACAGTCAAATCGATCGCACCGTGACGTGCTATTTGATCTAACATGTGATCAAAAAAAGGTAATCCTGTTTCTATATCTGCTTTACCCGAACCATCTAAATTCAATTTGATATAAATATCGGTTTCATTCGTCTTACGATGATGTTCACCGGTACGTGTACCCAACTTCAAATATTCATAGATAGACTTCCAATCGGTTGTTTCCAAACCTATTGTTTCACTGTCGATCAGTACATTCTCCAAAACACCAAGATCATCATTATTGCGTAACCAAATGGCTTTGGCACCTAAATTTTGAGCCAATTTCACATCATTTACACGATCACCAATAACAAAAGACTGCGCTAAAT is a window encoding:
- a CDS encoding GAF domain-containing protein, encoding MAEDLTINKGTKKDQYIGLVPQIRGLVTGETNQIANLANIAAALKEQFNFFWVGFYLIEGEQLVLGPFQGPVACTRIQYGRGVCGTSWKENKTIIVPNVEEFLGHIACSSLSKSEIVIPIYQDNSIIGILDVDSDELNAFDEIDAQYLTEIVSLLS
- a CDS encoding WD40 repeat domain-containing protein, producing MDKFEIELAATLTGHQNPIFALEKGYFAHTFFSGGNDKGVVEWDSQNRTFKRILCAVSSSIYALHLIPNTSYLAIALREGKVMIVDVENQTLITNLMVSNKAIFALQSIPAKNELVAVGEDGVASVWCLKDYKKIYEFAISSNTIRTIALSHDQKKIAFGDKNGDIFLFSAEDYHFLLANQKHSMPITSLIFSRNNLKLISGARDAAVKISDVASLKEQYSFVPHMFTVYGIYPHPNYPVFATVSRDKSFKIWDEETFSLLKVINRDKFYDSHTLSINTGLWIDGGQYFLTAGDDKLIKVWAFK
- the hisIE gene encoding bifunctional phosphoribosyl-AMP cyclohydrolase/phosphoribosyl-ATP diphosphatase HisIE; the protein is MLDFSKSDGLVPVIVQDAQTLEVLMLGYMNEEAWQKTQAEKRVTFFSRSKNRLWTKGEESGNFLEVVGLHIDCDQDTVLIKARPAGPTCHTGSRSCFNTEFNQNFVLELERIIKHRYEFPSDESYVNRLRSKGINKIAQKVGEEAVETVIAALTETEHDFINETSDLLFHLLVLLREKGISLETIAKNLESRHQ
- the hisF gene encoding imidazole glycerol phosphate synthase subunit HisF, encoding MLAKRIIPCLDVKDGRTVKGVNFVDLRDAGDPVELAWQYSQQGADELVFLDIAATHEGRKTTIDLVKAVARQVNIPFTIGGGINEMKDAEILLNSGADKISINSAAVRNPQLINDLAAAFGAQFVVVAIDTRYLEGQNFVHLSGGRIQTELKTEDWVREAQERGAGEILLTSMDHDGTKNGFDNGLLKKINDSITIPLIASGGAGNQQHFVDVFQQANVDAALAASVFHYGEILIPALKDTLRSNGIVVR
- a CDS encoding HisA/HisF-related TIM barrel protein, with amino-acid sequence MYIIPAIDVLDKKVVRLREGNYNDVTTYEISLEEQIEKYHANGTELVHIIDLNGAKGDFSNQEYLFDIIQKTEMKIQYGGGVRSIDKVKELVDAGIYRVIVGTQAITNPSFLEELSTLNEGKVKYADHIVIAIDVLDEVIKYSGWLESSPIKLIEYIDKCLALGFYRFLCTDISKDGKLGGAGVELYKKLLDHSPIIKLIGSGGISSMEDISNLNALGTMESVVVGKAIYENRITIEEIKDWNLKSLINF
- the hisH gene encoding imidazole glycerol phosphate synthase subunit HisH, translating into MIGIINYGAGNIFSLTAALERVGLTYGMVNQEEELDQYDRIIIPGVGHAGAAMQKLRASGLAECIHTIKKPVLGICVGMQLLTDFSEEGNADLLSIIPLKTLHFDQKIKEKVPHMGWNSVSIRNDNPLFSNIEDNAYFYFVHSYFIEYDTAYTAAMCAYGLPFSAAIAKDNFYGVQFHPEKSGKVGEQLLLNFSKLS
- the hisB gene encoding bifunctional histidinol-phosphatase/imidazoleglycerol-phosphate dehydratase HisB, which encodes MPNQLKRVLFIDRDGTLILEPEDQQIDSFAKLKFYPGALQYLPRIAKELDFELVLVSNQDGLGTEVHTEENFWPVHQFIIDTFAAEGVVFSKEHIDRTFPHENAATRKPGIGMLLDYFDPSKYNLAQSFVIGDRVNDVKLAQNLGAKAIWLRNNDDLGVLENVLIDSETIGLETTDWKSIYEYLKLGTRTGEHHRKTNETDIYIKLNLDGSGKADIETGLPFFDHMLDQIARHGAIDLTVKAKGDLHIDEHHTIEDTGIALGEIFLKVLGDKRGIERYSYTLPMDDCLAQVALDFGGRNWIVWEAEFKREKIGDMPTEMFFHFFKSFSDASKSNLNIKAEGDNEHHKIEAIFKAFAKSIKKAVRRDADYMELPSTKGVL